The following nucleotide sequence is from Populus nigra chromosome 15, ddPopNigr1.1, whole genome shotgun sequence.
GAATCAACATAAACACTTCGAATAATGCTtcataaataaaactttgaattttacACGAACAACCTCAATGGCAAGAGTAGGAATTCTAAATCATTTATTTGATGTGTCTACTCATGTAAGATTCAATAACTTTTATACCTTATAATTATCTTAATCCGAACATTTTGACCACCTTCCTTGCTGGATATTTCCACTACATAAGCCATAAATCTCCTCTAACCTCTAATTTGATAATGTTGTCACCAAAATATCCAATTTATCTACTAAGACTGAATAATACATAATCCATCATGGCATTCATCTTTTTCTACCATTTCCAAGTtgagaaatttatgaaaaatcaaaaaggaaaaaaaaaccatgaaggaaaattgaaaaagaaattaccTTATGCATAGAATCGATATTTTCAGGGCTACAATACTGAAGAGTATGAGGATCCTCCTTGTGTGACCAAATGGCCGAAACAGAGGCATGGCATCCCTGTGTCACCACACTCCCCATCGGCCACGTGTCTATTAGGTCTCTCCTTAACACCACATACTGCACCAACACCTCATCTGAGTTCCCTGCTTTCTTTTCTTCGTTTTGTGGATTGGGTTCTAAATCTGTGGTGGACTGACTCATGGAGCTCGACGCGAGTTGGGTTAGTGACCGAGTTGTGACGCGGAAGGGGAAGGAGAGGTCACGAGCCCTAATTTTGGATCTTGAAGGTGTGAGGTGACGGAGGGAGGGGGTGAAACGACGTGGTGAAAGAAGTGTGGCCATTGGGTGATATTATGACAGCAGGTAGTACCAAATCGCTGTGATGCTTTGTGAGAGATGATTACATCTGGCTCCGAAGACGTTGGAGTATGATTATGGGCTTATGATTACATCTGGCTCTGAAGACGTTGGAGTATGATTATGGGCTTATGATTACATCTGGCTCTGAAGACGTTGGAGTATGATTATGGGCTTATGGGCTTATGGGCTTATGATTACATCTGGCTCCTAAGACGTTGGAGTATGACTATATGATTACATCTGGCTCCGAAGACGTTGGAGTATGATTATGGGCTTATGATTACATCTGGCTCTGAAGACGTTGGAGTATGATTATGGGCTTATGGGCTTCTGGCCTTATGATTACATCTGGCTCCGAAGACGTTggagtataattatttttttaatagggaGCACAGTTAATGCACTAATTAAACAGATGCTTAATGGGCACAACTCCTCTTCTTTAGCATTATTATCCTAATCTGAGTTTTCAGAAAGAAAATGTTTTGCTAGAAGCTAGAAGAAAACATGAGAAGCATCATCATCCACACAATACGAAAAACCCGAAAGATAAGCTTGATCAATCTAGGGAGAGAGAGTCGCAGAATTACATGCATTGCTATTACATTAGAAACACTAAATTattggatttttcttatttcctaATTTAATTCTTCCTGCTCTCTCTATATAACCCGTAAATCCTTCCTCTCTTCTCATCTAGAAATAATTACCATCCTTCTCTGTCAACTTTTTTGGAGATTTTGTTTCATTTCTGTATCAATGGCGCCTGCTCTTTTGCTAAAACCGTCAtgtttgatctttattttaCTAACTGTAGCATCAAGCATGCAACCTTATATCCTCGTAGCTGCATCAGTTCCTTGTTATTTCATATTTGGCGATTCCTTGGTTGATAGTGGCAATAATAATGGACTCTCTACAAGTGCAAAAGTCAATTATCCACCTTACGGGATTGATTTTCCTGCTGGCCCAACAGGAAGGTTCACTAATGGAAAAACCGTAGCAGATATAATCAGTATGCTTTGCCTGTCTCTGTTACcattttgcatatatatatgtGGTTTACAGGTATATGGCGCTAATATTTTTCTACGTTTTTCTCCTGTAAATAATGTTCAGCCGAGCTTTTGGGTTTGAAAGATTATATTCAACCGTTTGCCACAGCTACAGAATCAGAAATAATCAATGGTGTGAATTATGCATCTGGCTCCTCAGGAATTCGTGATGAGGCTGGACGTAATTTggtaataaacatttttttcttattggagAAGGGTTATATGTACTAATCGATGAACATATGATATATTATCTTTGCAGGGTACTCATGTTGGCTTCAATCAGCAATTAAAGAACCACCAGATTACAATATCAAGCTTgactaaaattctaaaagatTCAACTGCAGCTCACCTTAATCAATGCCTATATACTGTTGGAATGGGCAGCAATGATTATATAAACGACTACTTTCTGCCTGGCTCCGCAACGAGTACTCAGTATACTCCTGATCAGTTTGCAGGTGTTCTTATCGATCAATATTCTAAGCAAATCAGGGTGAGCTTTCCTAAgttttcagtatttttttttttttacaacattcTGATTCATCGTCAAATTTGACACCCGTATCTTTACTGTTTCTCTAGAGGTTGCACGATGCTGGAGCCAGAAAGATCGCCTTGTTTGGTTTAGGAGCAATTAGCTGCACTCCaaattcaattgttttatttgGCAAGAATGGTACATGTGCAGAGAGCATTACTGGTGCAGTTCAGCTTTTTAATGTCAGGCTAAAATCTCTTGTTGATCAACTCAATAAAGAATTAACCGATTCGAAAGTTATTTATATCAATTCAATTGGAACGTTAAGAAGATATCCTACTAAGCTTGGTACGTGGTCGAGAATCTCCAATCTTGTTGCTTTTGTTACTGTTAGCCATTGATTCCTATGCAAATCCTAAGCTCTGTGACTCGCAGGTTTCAAGGTCTTCAAATCTAGCTGCTGTCAAGTTAACAATGCTGGTCTCTGTAATCCAAGCTCAACAGCATGTCCTAATAGAAACGAGTTCATATTCTGGGATGGTTTCCATCCTACAGAGGCTATGAATAAACTTACAGCAGCAAGGGCGTTCCATGCTGCTGACCCTTCTGATGCTTATCCGTTTGGTATCAGCCAGCTAATTCTTTAGTATTTTGTGAGGATGTAGTTCGTTTATTATATGCTATGAGGTCAGAAGCGGCAAACTGATAGTTATATTATGCTATTAAATGCTCAAGATTTTGTATCTGCACCATCTAATTAGCAGTCCAAAATCTCTGTGGACTACAAACTTAGATAATTGtatacttatttaatttttcattattatttaatataaagtactttttattttatgatcgTTTTGACCATCATCATCCCCTAATGGAATGCCTTTGGTCCCAAATTTCATCCAAGATGAAAAGGATCTCATATTCCACATTCTTCAGTCTAGTATGCAACCGCCTTGCTCTTCCTCGTTCACTTTTCTAATCAAGTTTCAAGCCCAGCATGTCTGCTATCTGTTGCTGAATGTTTTCCTCTTTAACTGCCTGTGGCACTATAGCCATCACAACAGCATCAAAGAGCTTCTCTTCTTTATCCCTTCTCTCAATTTTACGAGTGCCATTATAGCCACTCtagtgctttcaaaaataacaatatcttGAGACTTGGACACTGTCTCTAGGGGAGCTGCGGGCTTGGAAACATTATTGGGCTTGCCATCTTCTTTTAGCCTTGCAATTGCTGTTGTTTTCTTGCCTGATTCTCTGCTTAGCCGATAGCGTGAAGCCAAATCAAGAACTCGTTTCATTCATGCTAAACAAAATCATGCAAATTGATAAAAGGGAAAGCACTT
It contains:
- the LOC133674172 gene encoding uncharacterized protein LOC133674172: MATLLSPRRFTPSLRHLTPSRSKIRARDLSFPFRVTTRSLTQLASSSMSQSTTDLEPNPQNEEKKAGNSDEVLVQYVVLRRDLIDTWPMGSVVTQGCHASVSAIWSHKEDPHTLQYCSPENIDSMHKVTLEVKGEPQILNLSEKLKAGGIAHKLWIEQPENIPTCLATKPYPKSVVALFFKKLKLCK
- the LOC133673765 gene encoding GDSL esterase/lipase At1g29670-like, with product MAPALLLKPSCLIFILLTVASSMQPYILVAASVPCYFIFGDSLVDSGNNNGLSTSAKVNYPPYGIDFPAGPTGRFTNGKTVADIITELLGLKDYIQPFATATESEIINGVNYASGSSGIRDEAGRNLGTHVGFNQQLKNHQITISSLTKILKDSTAAHLNQCLYTVGMGSNDYINDYFLPGSATSTQYTPDQFAGVLIDQYSKQIRRLHDAGARKIALFGLGAISCTPNSIVLFGKNGTCAESITGAVQLFNVRLKSLVDQLNKELTDSKVIYINSIGTLRRYPTKLGFKVFKSSCCQVNNAGLCNPSSTACPNRNEFIFWDGFHPTEAMNKLTAARAFHAADPSDAYPFGISQLIL